Proteins co-encoded in one Oncorhynchus kisutch isolate 150728-3 linkage group LG1, Okis_V2, whole genome shotgun sequence genomic window:
- the LOC109897147 gene encoding store-operated calcium entry regulator STIMATE: MDFIAYLRYMPSANTPLNWSTTMAVSGVSRLSQTGDVAVSGVVLSAMPFSNTPVSARPTPNADTRGCENGDLMDSFGIFLQGLLAMVAFSTLMLKRFREPKHERRPWRIWFLDTSKQAIGMLFIHFANVYLSDLTEEDPCSLYLINFLLDASLGMLLIYAGVRAISAIVEWRQWDALRFGEYGEPVQCTAWAGQCALYILIMMFEKVLIILVLLIPQWKKLALLNPINNPQLELAIVMLIVPFFVNALMFWVVDNFLMKKGRTKAKLEEREMGEDLRGNSKVRYRRALSHDDSESEILFSADDEMDDSEEEDVRRLTGLKAVKKKKKHRMGIPV; the protein is encoded by the exons ATGGACTTTATTGCTTATTTACGGTATATGCCATCCGCCAATACACCTTtaaactggtctactactatggCGGTTAGTGGGGTGAGTCGTCTTTCCCAAACCGGGGACGTGGCTGTCTCGGGAGTGGTTCTGTCAGCTATGCCTTTTTCCAACACGCCAGTGTCTGCCCGCCCCACACCAAATGCGGACACCCGTGGCTGCGAGAATGGTGACTTGATGGACTCTTTCGGCATCTTCCTGCAAGGCCTTCTAGCGATGGTGGCCTTCAGTACGCTGATGT TGAAGCGCTTCAGGGAGCCCAAGCATGAGAGAAGGCCCTGGAGGATCTG GTTCCTGGACACCTCCAAACAGGCCATTGGTATGCTATTCATTCACTTTGCCAACGTCTACCTGTCTGACCTCACAGAGGAGGACCCCTGCTcact TTACCTCATTAACTTCCTCCTGGATGCGTCTCTTGGAATGCTGCTGATCTATGCCGGGGTGAGGGCCATCAGTGCTATCGTAGAGTGGAGGCAGTGGGATGCTCTACGCTTCGGAGAATatg GAGAACCAGTGCAGTGTACTGCATGGGCAGGCCAGTGTGCTCTCTACATCCTTATCATGATGTTTGAGAAGGTCCTGATCATCCTGGTCCTACTCATCCCCcagtggaagaag CTGGCTCTCCTGAACCCCATAAACAACCCTCAGTTGGAGCTGGCCATCGTCATGCTCATCGTCCCGTTCTTCGTTAAT GCCCTGATGTTTTGGGTGGTAGATAACTTCCTGATGAAGAAGGGACGGACAAAAGCCAAGCTGGAGGAGCGGGAGATGGGGGAGGACTTGCGGGGCAACAGTAAGGTGCGCTACAGGCGGGCACTCTCCCACGACGACTCAGAGTCTGAG atccTGTTCTCGGCTGACGATGAGATGGATGACTCGGAGGAGGAGGATGTGCGCCGACTCACTGGCCTCAAGGCggtcaagaagaagaagaagcaccgTATGGGGATCCCTGTTTGA